The sequence ACATGGATTTTTTCTGTACTATtcttatgcttttatttttattaaaatgatccaCGTATCAATCTGGAATAGATAGTaatagtttctagtgaaaaggGGCTGAAGAACCTGCCTTTGCTGAAGCAATCGTCTGCCTCCTCTGTGGATTCCTCTTTCCTGTCCTGTGAGGCACTTTCGGCTGAAACCCCTGATGAGTCGTTCTCCCCTTCGCTGCTGATGCAGCTCTCCTGGGACGTCTCCagaggactgtcagcagcaggcACTTTGTCCACACAGTTGGACCTCTTGGGTGAGCTGTGTAAAACCGGAGGGCAAGGACACATTTCTGTTTCGGGCAGTTCGATCTGCTGCTGACCCAAAGAGTCTACATGTGGGACAGACTCTCCGGAGCAGACGGATGTTACCGGTGACTCTGAGCGCTGCTCTGCTTCGTGAACAGTCAATGTCTTGGGGACGATAGAACCATCCGAACACGGTTCTGACCGCAGTCCGACAGCTGTGGCGCTCCCTGACAATGCCTCTGTGCCCTTGCTATTCGCCATTGAAAGCTCTTCATTTGAGGCATGGATTGAGTCGTTTGATGAAACATGATGATTATGAGCATTGTGCAGTGAGGGACTCTTGAGAGCTAGCGATTGACTGCTGGTTGAGTTCTCAGACAGACACTGGAGTCTCGAGGCCGCTTTGCTCTCATGCAGGTCTTCAGGCTGCTTGCTGATGGACCAAAGCTGCACTTTTTGAAGAATTGAAGGTGTTATAGACAGAGAGTGGGCAGTGAAGGACTCCAGGTTCGGGGATGTGACAGCTTTGGCAGTTGGCACATCATTTTGCTTGATCTGGAGAAGGTTTGGTAGCTGGTTCCCGTAAGCTGAGTCTTTATTGCTTGGACTGTGAAGGGCACTTAAGTCAAGGTGAGAAGGAGGAATCATCGGCAGCTCCAGATCTTTCTTCGAGGTTGCTACGTCTCTGGATGAGCGTGcctgcagagacagagaggaaagagaCGACTTCCTCTCTGGGACTTTGGGCTTCCTCTTCCCAGTGGCTGGGGACAGAGGTCCAGGGAAGAAGGTGGAGGGAAATGAGGAGGTGGGGGTTTCAGACTGACTGGAGTAGCCGCTCGATGGGCTCGCCAGTCCGGCCAGCTTCTCCGGAGACGTCAACTTGAACTCGCTCTCCACTGATGGAAGTGATGGGGTGGTGGCTCTGGAGCCAGACTGGGAAGTCTGGGACTCTGAGCTCTCCTGTGACTTGATGCATTCGATCACAGTCGTACCCGTGGCTGTGCTGGAGTTTGATAGCGATCGGTAGGGATCACTGGACTTCAAATCGTTTAGAAGCCAGAGATCTGCATAGTCTGACTGCACAATGCCATTGTCCTTAAAGGAATGTGCGTCTTTGGAGCTTAAAACGCCTAAATCCGTCAGATCCGACATGCCTTCCATCGCCCAGACCTCGAGGGGCTCTCGCCCTAGTGGGGAGTTCTCCATGAGTCCTTGCGATCCAGACAGAGCCAGCTGCATTCTCCGCTCTTTAGAGGACAGAGACGCTGGATATTTGTTGGTACCGGTAATCTTTGGTTCTCTTTTTTCAGGGATGTGTCCCTCACTGCATATCTTCCTCAAGGAGGAACTCCTCTTTGGTGGGGAGGGCTTGGCCTTTGACTTTCTCAAGGAGAGGCAGCGTCTCCCTAGAGTCAGCTGGCCGCTCACATCCGACAAACCGCAATCAAAACCAGGGGTTGCATAGTTGTAGGTGAAACTTTTGCTGCCTTTTAAACCGCAGTCAAAGTGCATGGAGGTGTAGTACCCTTCGGTGTCCACAGAGTAGTAAGAGACGGTGTCTGCTTTCTCTGATGGCGGCTTGTCGGAGAAGCTGCTCTCGCAGGTAGCCATGCTGGTGAAGCTGGGGCAGCCCAGGCTGCTCTCGGCCTCCCTGCCCGGTTCAGGACTGAACCCCTGAGAGGAAGACGGCGCCGCGTTGGGGAAATCCCACTCCCCCTCCACGGGCGTACTCACCCCTGCCTCCTCTAATATGTCCATAGCTGCTGAGGAGAAGGAGCCAGCTCGCTGGGTTCTGAGGCCCTGGTAGTTGTCCAGCAGGAAGCTGGTCTGGTCTTCGGCGGTGTGAGTGGCGGCATTGAGGGACAACTCAGAGTCGCAGTGCGAGGAGCCGGTGAGTGGAGGGGACGCTGCGGGGGGGATGGTTTCTGAGGTCTGGGAGGGGCAGGTGGAGCTGCTGCCACTCCAGTTCCCGCTGGAAGACTGGTGGTCGTCCTTATGGTCCATTTGGCTGCCCAGCACCCCTGCGGCTGAGACAGAGTGAATGGGGCTGCTGAAGGTGTCCGAACTGGACGAGATCTCGCAGCTGCCCATGTCCGCTTTCCTGGGCAGTTGAGCGCCAGTCCGCTCCATCCAGCTGCGCTCCGGACTCTCCGACAGTTGTGCGAACTTCAGCCCCCCCAGCTGCCGCTCTGACACGGCCCGGTCGTCGGcgctctcctcttcctccttcaggATCCTCTCTCTGCGCCCGGGAAGGAAACTCTCGGAGTCGAAGGGtgccagctcctcctcctcctcgctgtCGTTGCGCTCGTCGTCCATCAGGatcatcatcatcctgctgCTGTCTCTGGGCAGACTTCGCGACCGCAAACGGGCCTCCACTGAACTGGAGAACATGGGGTCAGCGCTGTCGGGCAGGCAGGAGATGTTGCCTGCCGAGTGGGAGAGCAGGAGTGACACGCCCTGACCTCTCTGGACCCTGATCCTCCTTCGACACGGCGCTCCTGACGTCAAAAAGTCTTCGGTCTGGCAACCTGAGTCTCTGGTGGTCAGATGGCTGGCCAGCCCCTCAGTGGAAGGAGTTATATCGGCAGTGGTGTGAACAATGACCGTCCGCTCCCTGGAACCAGGGGAGTCATCAGAGTCTGGAGAAGAAAGGAGGATTGAAAGAGTTTCAGCTACCGATTCTTAAATCCAGACTTCATTTTCTATAATCTTTCAACACTCGAAAACGCAAAATCTTACAGAggatttttttgtctagtttctagtgcaactATCTTACTACATTTGACATGAGTAAAAAGCAACTTACaaggaacttttcagcaaaattttagcttattttaagttaatagtttctttaatattgataaataaagtACCAGTTCCACTTATAACAAGGTATTtcttccatgttataagtgaaaaaatctgccagtggaaccggTACTTCTTCATCAAAACTTAGGAAAAGAAACTTAAACTTACCTTGAaggaaagttacatgtaaattagttttgtcttatttcaagtaagctaagatatttgctctacaaactaaacaaaaaaaacttaagctTTCgggtttttgcagtgaactGTTGTGTTAAAgtattgacttttaaaaaatctgtctgTGGAAGAATACAGTAGTGTGTCTTCAAGATAATTAATAACAAAGATTTGTATGTTATGGAGATGAATCTGTTAGTTTGTCTTGCTAAACCCACAAGCTTTGATACATTTTAcaaggattttatgtgataaaccaagaCAGTTGATATTtcagaagtgaaagaaaatggatgcgcactttttacttttatttttcttagcaaCATTTGAAAAGTGTAGCCccctttaattttattcaataatttagatagatagtttttttcattcaattgTCATTATTCACTGAATTTAACTGTATTGTCCCGTAACTAGGACTGAACTGAAGTTATATAGTTGAATTTAAATGCGTTGGTATGAAACAACTGAATCAGACTACAGACGGTCAAAGCTGATAAAGACAAGAAGCAACCTGAAGTTAAAATGGCGGCATCCAAAAAGCTTTAAACATTTGTAcaattatgtaaaaagaaaatctgaaaaattcctAAAAACCACAcaagctttatttttcacttcacaattatgcacgaCATCCTACTGGGCCATCACAGAAATATCCAGATAAaacccattttttaaaagtgaaaaaaacaagaagaagttCAAAGGGTATAATTACTTCAAGAcgctgtggaagaaaaaaacccaacttgacaagtggctaaaaaaaaagaaaagaaaaaaagatacataCCAAAATCCTGCTGCACCTGTCTGGGGAAACCGGCGACCGTCCTCCGCCTCCTCAGCTTCCGTCTCCTCTGAAGCAAAGACTGTGAGTGAACGAGTGAGCAGCGCACACTAGCATCTCTGTCAAAGCCGACCCCTGCAGCGGAGACAGGACATGTGAGGAATCTTTGTTTGGTCCCAAATGCAGAGAATCCTATTTTTAACTCTCACGCTGTCACATAAAACGgcaaaaagttgaaataaatatatcGAATGATTGCACTAAATAAGGTGGCGTACAAAAATAGCAGAGGCGGTCTGAGATCTGAGAGAGCATAAAGCCGCACTGTCTGCTTGGAGTTTTTGGTTGCTAAGCTATAATATTTTCTGACAACTATGACAGAAACTGTAAACAAGCatttaaaaggagaaatctCACAGTAAAGTCTGAATATCTCTGCTTAGGTTTACCAACTAATCTTCCTGCTGCCCCTCCGACACGTTATGACCATCATGTGACAACAAGTTGGGGCTTTCAGCACCATAGCAATTGCAGGACTCTGCTTacaaatgtgcatttatttCCCCCTCCCTTGAACTATCTTTGACTCGGCCCATGTTGGCACACAGCTCCTGTTTTCAAGTCAGCGAGAGGGAGAGTAAATAACATCAAACAGATCTTTTTTATCCGCTTGGACAAAACTAATTGCCATTCATGTCACAGCACCTGGCCTCTTACCAATCGCAAAGTGTCACTGAGAAACAGAGTTCACAGAGCACAAAGCATGACTCGGACTTTTATCGTTACAGTCTGTAAGCGTAATTCACGCAACCCAGGATCTTTTGAGGATGAGGAGTTTTCTGAAACCAAAAAGGTTACACTACTGAAATAGTGTAACCTATCGGATAGGTTACACTATTGAATAGGTAACCTATTGAAATGTACTGAACCTAAATGTGCTTCTTCCTCTCAACTCTTAGGTCAAAACAAAAAGGGTTATTTATAATAACATTCATAGTAATTCAGTTTTATGTTCTAGCTTTAGCAAAGTCTGCAATGGCTATTCTAGCTAGGTGTTTGGAAACATTCTAATAACACAATGGAGACTTAAAAATGAAttcagaaattgtttttcctttaacattTGTGTGCTAACCACTTCGCTAAAGAAACAAGACGATTAGCCTACCGTggctaactttttattttaaacgtaAGCAAATCTCAATATCCAGCTCTGCTACAGCTTTTGCTACAACCCCAGacaagactttttattttattttgctagtAAGAAGCTGTATTGTTATGGGgattttaaagtgaataaattAACCAGGCGACAGCTGGTAGCATGGTCGTCTTCTACcaggagttaaaaaaagaagacaggtTTCTACTTGTCCCAAAGAAGAAgagattttataattttttttaacagtcttttgaatcacaaacaaacatcaCTATCATTTTAATGGTTAATTTATCAAATAACCCAAAATTGTTGCTAATTTAAgtatgttagcatgctaatagTAGCATGAGCCCTTCTACTGTTCTGGTTTTTACGCTAACATGTTAAGCGTCTGTGATTCAGTGAGTAACTTTTGTTGCCATAACAATTCTGCTCTTATttaatgttcaaaataataCTCTTACTTCATTCATTGCAGCTAATCAGCTAGCTTGTTCACATTCTCCTGGaaaatgccatttttctagTATTAAAGTAGTTTTCAATATgtttagagataaaaaaaaaacagcgttACAGATCTTCTTTAAAAGATGTAAAGACAACTTCCAGTGCTCTATCCACAGACCTAAACAAAGAGACGACAACTGAGACATTTTGGTGATTTCAATTTACCGGTCACATTAATAGGAATGATGCATGAGGCGATGACTTGGGAATTGCATTTCATTCTCTCCTCTGGGGTGGGCAGCGGCAGAGCTCTAGACCAGTTAGTCTGCTTGTCCAGGGTGGAGGGGATGTTAGGGATGGGAAGCTTAGACCGGTGACCTAGAGCCACCCCGTCAGTGTCGGGGTCAGTAGGCGCAGCCTGCAACAGATGGATATTTGCATGGTTAGACTGTTATGGTGGGATTACATGGAAAATGGGTCGGCAGagttaaagaagaagaagggaaaaaacCCAACTCGGCTTCAGAGAGGATAAAGTGTGGACAGAGTCTGGGACTATCCCGCTACTTTCTATGTTCACGGTTCTCGAACTGCTCTGCAAATACCACCGGTGGAAATCGGTCCTGTGAAACGTTGgcatcaattatttatttgaaatgaacaGAAGTAAAAGgagtgtaaaatattttagttgttcAAGTACTTTGTCAGAGACTTACCAGAAGAAAAGCACAATGGAAACAGACTATGAACCAAGATCCACCGACAACACGGTGTGATGCGACTCACTTACATCAGAAGTGAGAATTCAGatgtaggaaataaaaatgaatacgATTTAACTGTATTCGTCTTCCAAATTCAACAAATGAGCGAGATTAGCAAAGTGATTTATCCAGAGGATGGAGTAGAGGCTACTAGCAAAACAAgctaatacaaaaaaaaaaacgatccgtatttttatgataaaacatCAGCGACATTTCACTTGAGGAGTTAATGTAGTGAAGAAAGggaatattttctgacattttaatgagATACATAATCTCCAAACTAACAGGTTCTGTACTGCGCAGCTATCACCAAGTTGCATATTCAAAGCAGCCGTATTCGATTTTGAAATTGGAGTTGGTAAGAAACCTCAGATTTTCCTGATTAGATCTTCTGACTTGTTGtactgcactgcaaaaagacaaaatcttaccaagtattttggtctagtttctagtgcaaatacatcaggacacttgaaataagacaaaactaagcaAGATATAgtagcttgttttgagtcaattgTTTCTTAATGTATACTCTGCGTTGAGTt comes from Gambusia affinis linkage group LG10, SWU_Gaff_1.0, whole genome shotgun sequence and encodes:
- the nhsa gene encoding Nance-Horan syndrome protein isoform X7, whose amino-acid sequence is MCGRAAQAGQPQPVVTEPRSPEEGAQSDHLSPAPPARIPLPFHRANARRSGQKSNNGVGFDRDASVRCSLVHSQSLLQRRRKLRRRRTVAGFPRQVQQDFDSDDSPGSRERTVIVHTTADITPSTEGLASHLTTRDSGCQTEDFLTSGAPCRRRIRVQRGQGVSLLLSHSAGNISCLPDSADPMFSSSVEARLRSRSLPRDSSRMMMILMDDERNDSEEEEELAPFDSESFLPGRRERILKEEEESADDRAVSERQLGGLKFAQLSESPERSWMERTGAQLPRKADMGSCEISSSSDTFSSPIHSVSAAGVLGSQMDHKDDHQSSSGNWSGSSSTCPSQTSETIPPAASPPLTGSSHCDSELSLNAATHTAEDQTSFLLDNYQGLRTQRAGSFSSAAMDILEEAGVSTPVEGEWDFPNAAPSSSQGFSPEPGREAESSLGCPSFTSMATCESSFSDKPPSEKADTVSYYSVDTEGYYTSMHFDCGLKGSKSFTYNYATPGFDCGLSDVSGQLTLGRRCLSLRKSKAKPSPPKRSSSLRKICSEGHIPEKREPKITGTNKYPASLSSKERRMQLALSGSQGLMENSPLGREPLEVWAMEGMSDLTDLGVLSSKDAHSFKDNGIVQSDYADLWLLNDLKSSDPYRSLSNSSTATGTTVIECIKSQESSESQTSQSGSRATTPSLPSVESEFKLTSPEKLAGLASPSSGYSSQSETPTSSFPSTFFPGPLSPATGKRKPKVPERKSSLSSLSLQARSSRDVATSKKDLELPMIPPSHLDLSALHSPSNKDSAYGNQLPNLLQIKQNDVPTAKAVTSPNLESFTAHSLSITPSILQKVQLWSISKQPEDLHESKAASRLQCLSENSTSSQSLALKSPSLHNAHNHHVSSNDSIHASNEELSMANSKGTEALSGSATAVGLRSEPCSDGSIVPKTLTVHEAEQRSESPVTSVCSGESVPHVDSLGQQQIELPETEMCPCPPVLHSSPKRSNCVDKVPAADSPLETSQESCISSEGENDSSGVSAESASQDRKEESTEEADDCFSKDYTESDNSASSQLEESKREDEDSVFLSPTKSRTTEDLFAMIHRSKRKVLGRKDSPELAARARLCASSGNTPPPSSTVTSPVPTASPSSPAVTPPAPHRVSGPIYRNAKKSSTSNEEFKQLLLKKGSRSDSNYRMSAAEILKSPITPKSPGDFLTESPRQSEEPPSALQQLLLDQEQLSSPYPKANAESFSPRPYPASAASRQGRSRIPPPASSSRYSMRSRLYSTPMQAISEGETENSDGSPHDDRAT
- the nhsa gene encoding Nance-Horan syndrome protein isoform X3, translated to MPFAKRAVKPQLLCRYRSPSDVVEEQEEALLFDDLVSISNVALSRTLRQLSDLAKHACSIFQELESDLASTNQRVRGLQGKITQLQQCCSELDPKQEAVPVSDLDVESKLTAHFRAPWRLQRNVLHPSTRPACVEELHRQANHSLWSLNQDHQRRERRVTISALPPLPVYPSPFIEPTQDGRGKSLTTSDSTRSSSPTECCSLSPWSRKAAPTDPDTDGVALGHRSKLPIPNIPSTLDKQTNWSRALPLPTPEERMKCNSQVIASCIIPINVTGVGFDRDASVRCSLVHSQSLLQRRRKLRRRRTVAGFPRQVQQDFDSDDSPGSRERTVIVHTTADITPSTEGLASHLTTRDSGCQTEDFLTSGAPCRRRIRVQRGQGVSLLLSHSAGNISCLPDSADPMFSSSVEARLRSRSLPRDSSRMMMILMDDERNDSEEEEELAPFDSESFLPGRRERILKEEEESADDRAVSERQLGGLKFAQLSESPERSWMERTGAQLPRKADMGSCEISSSSDTFSSPIHSVSAAGVLGSQMDHKDDHQSSSGNWSGSSSTCPSQTSETIPPAASPPLTGSSHCDSELSLNAATHTAEDQTSFLLDNYQGLRTQRAGSFSSAAMDILEEAGVSTPVEGEWDFPNAAPSSSQGFSPEPGREAESSLGCPSFTSMATCESSFSDKPPSEKADTVSYYSVDTEGYYTSMHFDCGLKGSKSFTYNYATPGFDCGLSDVSGQLTLGRRCLSLRKSKAKPSPPKRSSSLRKICSEGHIPEKREPKITGTNKYPASLSSKERRMQLALSGSQGLMENSPLGREPLEVWAMEGMSDLTDLGVLSSKDAHSFKDNGIVQSDYADLWLLNDLKSSDPYRSLSNSSTATGTTVIECIKSQESSESQTSQSGSRATTPSLPSVESEFKLTSPEKLAGLASPSSGYSSQSETPTSSFPSTFFPGPLSPATGKRKPKVPERKSSLSSLSLQARSSRDVATSKKDLELPMIPPSHLDLSALHSPSNKDSAYGNQLPNLLQIKQNDVPTAKAVTSPNLESFTAHSLSITPSILQKVQLWSISKQPEDLHESKAASRLQCLSENSTSSQSLALKSPSLHNAHNHHVSSNDSIHASNEELSMANSKGTEALSGSATAVGLRSEPCSDGSIVPKTLTVHEAEQRSESPVTSVCSGESVPHVDSLGQQQIELPETEMCPCPPVLHSSPKRSNCVDKVPAADSPLETSQESCISSEGENDSSGVSAESASQDRKEESTEEADDCFSKDYTESDNSASSQLEESKREDEDSVFLSPTKSRTTEDLFAMIHRSKRKVLGRKDSPELAARARLCASSGNTPPPSSTVTSPVPTASPSSPAVTPPAPHRVSGPIYRNAKKSSTSNEEFKQLLLKKGSRSDSNYRMSAAEILKSPITPKSPGDFLTESPRQSEEPPSALQQLLLDQEQLSSPYPKANAESFSPRPYPASAASRQGRSRIPPPASSSRYSMRSRLYSTPMQAISEGETENSDGSPHDDRAT
- the nhsa gene encoding Nance-Horan syndrome protein isoform X4 translates to MPFAKRAVKPQLLCRYRSPSDVVEEQEEALLFDDLVSISNVALSRTLRQLSDLAKHACSIFQELESDLASTNQRVRGLQGKITQLQQCCSELDPKQEAVPVSDLDVESKLTAHFRAPWRLQRNVLHPSTRPACVEELHRQANHSLWSLNQDHQRRERRVTISALPPLPVYPSPFIEPTQDGRGKSLTTPERHFRDASTQLAEAQAAPTDPDTDGVALGHRSKLPIPNIPSTLDKQTNWSRALPLPTPEERMKCNSQVIASCIIPINVTGVGFDRDASVRCSLVHSQSLLQRRRKLRRRRTVAGFPRQVQQDFDSDDSPGSRERTVIVHTTADITPSTEGLASHLTTRDSGCQTEDFLTSGAPCRRRIRVQRGQGVSLLLSHSAGNISCLPDSADPMFSSSVEARLRSRSLPRDSSRMMMILMDDERNDSEEEEELAPFDSESFLPGRRERILKEEEESADDRAVSERQLGGLKFAQLSESPERSWMERTGAQLPRKADMGSCEISSSSDTFSSPIHSVSAAGVLGSQMDHKDDHQSSSGNWSGSSSTCPSQTSETIPPAASPPLTGSSHCDSELSLNAATHTAEDQTSFLLDNYQGLRTQRAGSFSSAAMDILEEAGVSTPVEGEWDFPNAAPSSSQGFSPEPGREAESSLGCPSFTSMATCESSFSDKPPSEKADTVSYYSVDTEGYYTSMHFDCGLKGSKSFTYNYATPGFDCGLSDVSGQLTLGRRCLSLRKSKAKPSPPKRSSSLRKICSEGHIPEKREPKITGTNKYPASLSSKERRMQLALSGSQGLMENSPLGREPLEVWAMEGMSDLTDLGVLSSKDAHSFKDNGIVQSDYADLWLLNDLKSSDPYRSLSNSSTATGTTVIECIKSQESSESQTSQSGSRATTPSLPSVESEFKLTSPEKLAGLASPSSGYSSQSETPTSSFPSTFFPGPLSPATGKRKPKVPERKSSLSSLSLQARSSRDVATSKKDLELPMIPPSHLDLSALHSPSNKDSAYGNQLPNLLQIKQNDVPTAKAVTSPNLESFTAHSLSITPSILQKVQLWSISKQPEDLHESKAASRLQCLSENSTSSQSLALKSPSLHNAHNHHVSSNDSIHASNEELSMANSKGTEALSGSATAVGLRSEPCSDGSIVPKTLTVHEAEQRSESPVTSVCSGESVPHVDSLGQQQIELPETEMCPCPPVLHSSPKRSNCVDKVPAADSPLETSQESCISSEGENDSSGVSAESASQDRKEESTEEADDCFSKDYTESDNSASSQLEESKREDEDSVFLSPTKSRTTEDLFAMIHRSKRKVLGRKDSPELAARARLCASSGNTPPPSSTVTSPVPTASPSSPAVTPPAPHRVSGPIYRNAKKSSTSNEEFKQLLLKKGSRSDSNYRMSAAEILKSPITPKSPGDFLTESPRQSEEPPSALQQLLLDQEQLSSPYPKANAESFSPRPYPASAASRQGRSRIPPPASSSRYSMRSRLYSTPMQAISEGETENSDGSPHDDRAT
- the nhsa gene encoding Nance-Horan syndrome protein isoform X2 produces the protein MPFAKRAVKPQLLCRYRSPSDVVEEQEEALLFDDLVSISNVALSRTLRQLSDLAKHACSIFQELESDLASTNQRVRGLQGKITQLQQCCSELDPKQEAVPVSDLDVESKLTAHFRAPWRLQRNVLHPSTRPACVEELHRQANHSLWSLNQDHQRRERRVTISALPPLPVYPSPFIEPTQDGRGKSLTTPERHFRDASTQLAEAQSDSTRSSSPTECCSLSPWSRKAAPTDPDTDGVALGHRSKLPIPNIPSTLDKQTNWSRALPLPTPEERMKCNSQVIASCIIPINVTGVGFDRDASVRCSLVHSQSLLQRRRKLRRRRTVAGFPRQVQQDFDSDDSPGSRERTVIVHTTADITPSTEGLASHLTTRDSGCQTEDFLTSGAPCRRRIRVQRGQGVSLLLSHSAGNISCLPDSADPMFSSSVEARLRSRSLPRDSSRMMMILMDDERNDSEEEEELAPFDSESFLPGRRERILKEEEESADDRAVSERQLGGLKFAQLSESPERSWMERTGAQLPRKADMGSCEISSSSDTFSSPIHSVSAAGVLGSQMDHKDDHQSSSGNWSGSSSTCPSQTSETIPPAASPPLTGSSHCDSELSLNAATHTAEDQTSFLLDNYQGLRTQRAGSFSSAAMDILEEAGVSTPVEGEWDFPNAAPSSSQGFSPEPGREAESSLGCPSFTSMATCESSFSDKPPSEKADTVSYYSVDTEGYYTSMHFDCGLKGSKSFTYNYATPGFDCGLSDVSGQLTLGRRCLSLRKSKAKPSPPKRSSSLRKICSEGHIPEKREPKITGTNKYPASLSSKERRMQLALSGSQGLMENSPLGREPLEVWAMEGMSDLTDLGVLSSKDAHSFKDNGIVQSDYADLWLLNDLKSSDPYRSLSNSSTATGTTVIECIKSQESSESQTSQSGSRATTPSLPSVESEFKLTSPEKLAGLASPSSGYSSQSETPTSSFPSTFFPGPLSPATGKRKPKVPERKSSLSSLSLQARSSRDVATSKKDLELPMIPPSHLDLSALHSPSNKDSAYGNQLPNLLQIKQNDVPTAKAVTSPNLESFTAHSLSITPSILQKVQLWSISKQPEDLHESKAASRLQCLSENSTSSQSLALKSPSLHNAHNHHVSSNDSIHASNEELSMANSKGTEALSGSATAVGLRSEPCSDGSIVPKTLTVHEAEQRSESPVTSVCSGESVPHVDSLGQQQIELPETEMCPCPPVLHSSPKRSNCVDKVPAADSPLETSQESCISSEGENDSSGVSAESASQDRKEESTEEADDCFSKDYTESDNSASSQLEESKREDEDSVFLSPTKSRTTEDLFAMIHRSKRKVLGRKDSPELAARARLCASSGNTPPPSSTVTSPVPTASPSSPAVTPPAPHRVSGPIYRNAKKSSTSNEEFKQLLLKKGSRSDSNYRMSAAEILKSPITPKSPGDFLTESPRQSEEPPSALQQLLLDQEQLSSPYPKANAESFSPRPYPASAASRQGRSRIPPPASSSRYSMRSRLYSTPMQAISEGETENSDGSPHDDRAT
- the nhsa gene encoding Nance-Horan syndrome protein isoform X6, translated to MCGRAAQAGQPQPVVTEPRSPEEGAQSDHLSPAPPARIPLPFHRANARRSGQKSNNVRLHPLLLPHRMLQPLSLEQKGVGFDRDASVRCSLVHSQSLLQRRRKLRRRRTVAGFPRQVQQDFDSDDSPGSRERTVIVHTTADITPSTEGLASHLTTRDSGCQTEDFLTSGAPCRRRIRVQRGQGVSLLLSHSAGNISCLPDSADPMFSSSVEARLRSRSLPRDSSRMMMILMDDERNDSEEEEELAPFDSESFLPGRRERILKEEEESADDRAVSERQLGGLKFAQLSESPERSWMERTGAQLPRKADMGSCEISSSSDTFSSPIHSVSAAGVLGSQMDHKDDHQSSSGNWSGSSSTCPSQTSETIPPAASPPLTGSSHCDSELSLNAATHTAEDQTSFLLDNYQGLRTQRAGSFSSAAMDILEEAGVSTPVEGEWDFPNAAPSSSQGFSPEPGREAESSLGCPSFTSMATCESSFSDKPPSEKADTVSYYSVDTEGYYTSMHFDCGLKGSKSFTYNYATPGFDCGLSDVSGQLTLGRRCLSLRKSKAKPSPPKRSSSLRKICSEGHIPEKREPKITGTNKYPASLSSKERRMQLALSGSQGLMENSPLGREPLEVWAMEGMSDLTDLGVLSSKDAHSFKDNGIVQSDYADLWLLNDLKSSDPYRSLSNSSTATGTTVIECIKSQESSESQTSQSGSRATTPSLPSVESEFKLTSPEKLAGLASPSSGYSSQSETPTSSFPSTFFPGPLSPATGKRKPKVPERKSSLSSLSLQARSSRDVATSKKDLELPMIPPSHLDLSALHSPSNKDSAYGNQLPNLLQIKQNDVPTAKAVTSPNLESFTAHSLSITPSILQKVQLWSISKQPEDLHESKAASRLQCLSENSTSSQSLALKSPSLHNAHNHHVSSNDSIHASNEELSMANSKGTEALSGSATAVGLRSEPCSDGSIVPKTLTVHEAEQRSESPVTSVCSGESVPHVDSLGQQQIELPETEMCPCPPVLHSSPKRSNCVDKVPAADSPLETSQESCISSEGENDSSGVSAESASQDRKEESTEEADDCFSKDYTESDNSASSQLEESKREDEDSVFLSPTKSRTTEDLFAMIHRSKRKVLGRKDSPELAARARLCASSGNTPPPSSTVTSPVPTASPSSPAVTPPAPHRVSGPIYRNAKKSSTSNEEFKQLLLKKGSRSDSNYRMSAAEILKSPITPKSPGDFLTESPRQSEEPPSALQQLLLDQEQLSSPYPKANAESFSPRPYPASAASRQGRSRIPPPASSSRYSMRSRLYSTPMQAISEGETENSDGSPHDDRAT